One Solanum lycopersicum chromosome 4, SLM_r2.1 DNA window includes the following coding sequences:
- the LOC101261706 gene encoding WAT1-related protein At1g70260-like, whose amino-acid sequence MGVKVAIGEMLPCTSMIIIEACTIFLTIMASTTMSKLGMSSFVFVVYTNALSFILLIPFSIFFHKNNKIEEPLFTFPLVLRAFFLGLVGVTIAQNLAFVGLSYSSPIVACGAANMIPAFSFIIAIILRKIRIDLKRQGSIVRVIGSLISIMGILAMTFYKGPVVKQHSPSFLHLATSPHLFIFTSTHENWVLGCFLFVSASFALVIWNIIQVGTSKKHPHVMKITCLYTLFGTIQSALLALFMEKDVSVWKLKLDMELLVIVLTAIFGSLIRSNVQIWCSRLKGPSYILYFKPVGVPVASTCGCVLFAATFHYGSMLSACICGLGYYTTLWGQLKEDETMKNKKGNVTTSDERVPLLQEQQEEGSQV is encoded by the exons ATGGGTGTTAAGGTTGCCATAGGAGAAATGTTGCCATGCACATCCATGATCATTATAGAAGCTTGCACCATTTTCTTGACGATTATGGCGAGCACCACCATGTCAAAGCTAGGGATGAGTTCTTTTGTGTTTGTGGTTTATACAAATGCTCTGAGCTTTATACTTCTCATTCCGTTCTCTATCTTTTTCCATAAAAATAACAA GATTGAGGAGCCATTATTTACGTTTCCCCTTGTTTTGCGTGCCTTCTTCCTTGGTTTAGTAGG GGTAACGATAGCTCAAAATCTTGCATTTGTGGGACTAAGTTATAGTTCTCCAATAGTAGCATGTGGTGCAGCCAACATGATACCTgctttttctttcattattgCAATTATTCTCAG gaaaATAAGGATTGACTTGAAGAGGCAAGGAAGTATAGTAAGAGTGATTGGGAGCTTAATATCAATAATGGGAATATTAGCAATGACTTTCTATAAAGGTCCAGTTGTGAAGCAGCATTCTCCATCTTTTCTTCATCTTGCCACGTCACCGCACCTCTTCATCTTTACTTCAACACATGAGAATTGGGTTCTTGGTTGCTTCTTGTTTGTATCTGCTTCCTTTGCTCTTGTCATATGGAACATTATTcag GTCGGAACTAGCAAGAAACATCCACATGTGATGAAAATAACATGTCTTTATACCTTATTTGGAACGATCCAATCTGCGCTACTTGCTCTATTTATGGAAAAAGATGTTAGCGTTTGGAAACTTAAGCTTGATATGGAGCTTCTTGTCATAGTTTTAACG GCAATTTTCGGGAGTTTAATACGTAGCAATGTTCAAATATGGTGCTCGCGTTTGAAAGGACCCTCTTATATCCTATATTTCAAGCCTGTGGGAGTTCCAGTTGCCAGCACTTGTGGTTGTGTGCTCTTTGCAGCGACTTTCCACTATGGAAG CATGTTGAGTGCATGTATATGTGGACTTGGTTATTATACTACACTATGGGGACAACTCAAAGAAGATGAGACAATGAAAAACAAGAAAGGCAATGTAACTACTTCTGATGAAAGAGTTCCTCTTCTGCaagaacaacaagaagaagGTTCACAAGTCTAA
- the LOC101265124 gene encoding NAC domain-containing protein 1-like — protein MKYTDEDLIRCLTKFIRGMPIDYDDIPYVDLYGDKEPAELFQNLGNNHVNYFFTQLKRKAIKGKNFNRSIVGGRKWKGRDNSKEILDRERSRIGYKKTFRFDEESGSEDKEIVYWIVKEYCLDKTTVDVLRECGEIRHEDFVVCFITKKVNLCKHHQDTSTTTDNVVPDCVLNLSRDHDEWLYGAKIWQLPPLDESFKALTDEELNYFDTPDPEYPHAYIHENKKLN, from the coding sequence ATGAAATATACCGATGAAGATCTAATAAGGTGTTTAACGAAATTTATTCGTGGAATGCCTATTGACTACGATGATATTCCGTATGTAGACTTATACGGTGATAAAGAGCCAGCTGAATTATTCCAAAATTTAGGTAATAATCATGTAAACTATTTCTTTACTCAGTTAAAGAGAAAAGCGATCAAGGGTAAAAACTTCAACAGATCAATTGTTGGAGGTCGCAAATGGAAAGGACGAGACAATAGTAAAGAAATTTTGGACAGGGAAAGATCACGAATTGGGTATAAGAAAACTTTTCGTTTTGATGAAGAAAGTGGTAGTGAAGATAAAGAAATTGTATACTGGATTGTGAAAGAATATTGTCTTGATAAAACTACAGTGGATGTATTAAGAGAATGCGGTGAAATAAGACATGAAGACTTTGTAGTGTGTTTCATTACAAAGAAAGTTAATTTATGCAAACATCACCAAGATACTTCTACAACAACTGATAATGTAGTTCCTGATTGTGTCTTAAATCTGTCCAGAGATCATGATGAATGGTTATATGGTGCAAAAATTTGGCAGCTACCACCATTGGATGAATCGTTTAAAGCCTTGACTGATGAAGAATTGAATTACTTTGATACGCCTGATCCTGAATATCCTCACGCATATATACATgagaataagaaattaaattag